The bacterium genomic interval CTGAAGGCCGATAACTGCCGGCAGATCTGCCGGACTGATGGGACGAGATTCCGCCTCTTTTACCGCAAGCATGGCCCGCAAGGCATAGGAAAGAAGACCAAGAATCTTAATAGGGTCTTCGCCGATCGCAAATACTTTTAGCAGGATACACAACATCTCCGGATGATCTTTTCTTCCCATTGCGTCAATGAGCCTGAAGCCGTCCTGCGTTATGCGCTCCCAGCCAACTTTCGCCAATTCTTCCGGGCCCGCTTCTTTCGGAGCGCGGGAGTTCGCGTTCAAATACAAAGCCAACTTTTCAATTTCCTGTGAAACAACCGCAAGATCATTTCCGTGCGCCAGGGTAAGCGTGTGTGCCGCATTCTGGCCAAGGATAATGCCGCGGCTCAAGGCTTTCTCACGCACCCATCCGAAAAGTTCCTGCCCCGTAATTGTGTTATATTCTTTTGCGTGCGCGGGCTTTTTACAAAAACGATCTATAAAAATATCCTTTCTGCGCTCTTTCGTGTTTTCAGGTATGACATGGGTAATATGCACCCGCACATTATGCGCACCAGCAATGCGATGCTGCTCGATATGTTCCAGAAAATCTTGAGCAAAGGCTTTCGGAAACGATCCGATGCGCTCTACCGAAGCAATCCGGCCGGGATCAAAAAGGCTCTGCGTCTCAAGGTATTCAAAAATTCTTCCCGGCTCTTCGTCGTCTGGCAGAATGCGAAAAACGAGAGTGTCCGGCGGGACCCCCAATGCCTCTTTGTCTACACGCAATCCTTCGCCAAGCGCTTCTTTGATACGAAACGCATCAGTGCCGTAATAAAAGAAAATCAAAATTTAAAAATCAAAAGTCAAAATTTAGGAATATCGTGAAAGTTTTCTGCAAAAACTTTCACTCCATATTTTTGATATTTGATATTTCATTTTTAATCTTACTCTGTTGTCCAACTCACATTCGTGTACGGCTCTACGATCTCAACCCAGATATTCCCCGGCAAAAACGGGATCTCGTTGCCCGCCTCGTCAAGAAACATCAGCTTCGAAGACGGGTCTTTCTCATCTTTCTTCCATGTTCCCAGGATTTCCTCACCTCCCCGATACACGGCCGCATTTCCGGACCCCGTCACGGCAACGTCGTTATATTGCCCTTCAATCTGCCTGGATGCAGCACGCATCACCACCACGTTACGAACCCTAATGCCGTCTCCGGAATTCCTGTCCCGTTCGGTGATGCCGCCCCGTATGCGCGCATACAGACGTTCATTTGGATCATACTCGTATCGCACACGGAAGGGCCCGGCATATGCTATCTCAAGACTTCCTTTCTGAATGGGTGTGCTTGTCGAAGTCTCAAGATGTGTATATATGGGTGCGCGTCCCTCAAGCCGATATTGCAGGAAACGCGCTGCCTTGAAAAGCCGTGTCATGGAAGTAAAGCCGTTGTGGGGCGCAGGAAGATTTTCTTTGCGCCAAAATGCGCCGGTGGGATTGGTTAGGGCGTCGATATTGTCAATGGCATGCTGCTTTAAGAGATCCATGGCAAAGTGAGACCCGCCCCAGTGCGCATAGAGCGCATCAAGCCCCCTTGCAAGGAAAATGAAATCATGTCGGGCCGAGCGCACCGACCCGATTTCTATAGGATCGCGGCACACGTATACCGCCATAAAGCGCGTGATAGATCCGGTGATGACGGGCATTTCAAATACCATATCTGCCTCCTCCAGACTCGAGAGCGGGCGGGCTTGAGCGTCACCCGAAAGCATGACAGCAATCGGTCGGCGCAGGGCATTGGCGCAGCGCTCTCCGGTGAGAGGATTTTGCATTTCAGCTCCCGCTGTAGATGACGAAGCGCTTAATTCGGGAGCTTCGCTCGGAAACGCAGCAAAGGAAGGCGAGGGAGTCATGGAGACTCCTCCCAGGATAGTGCGCTCCTGGCGCCTCATAAATACAAAAAACAAAACCGCGATTGCCGCGATTGCCGTTACAACGAAAATGGTCTTTTTTTGGTCTAATACTATCATGTTTCTCCTCAACGGGGCTACCTTCGACGACGGCCGGAAAACGCGAACAGCTTCTTGATGCGCTCTACAATTTCTCTGGGCGTGTACTGGGCCTTTACCATATAATCATCTGCCCCAAGCTCCTGACCGCGCTCCATGTCGCTTTTCTGGCCAAGGTTGGTGAGCATCATTACCGGAATGTGTGCGATGGTGGGATCTTCCTTGAGGCGTTTGAGAATTTCAAACCCGTTCACTCCGGGCAGAATGATATCGAGTAGCACCAAATCCACCTTTTCTTTATCGAGAACTTTAAAAGCCTCCTCCCCGTCAATTACATCGAACACGGTGAATTTTTCATCCCGCAGGCGCTTAGAGAGAAGTTCGCGCAAGAATTTATCATCCTCTACAAGAAGAATTGATTTTTGCGGATCCGTTTTTTGAGTTTCTTCCGGCATGATAGCTATATTAGCAAGTATACCCTAAAAAATTATTGTGCAAAGGGGACGGTAAAACTCACCGTGGTTCCTGCGCCCTCCTGTGACGTTAGTGCGATAGTTCCCCCGTGGCGCTCCACGATGTTCTTGGCGATATAGAGGCCAAGTCCCGATCCGTCGGTTTGCATGCGAATCACGTTATCGCCGCGGAAAAACTTTGAGTAGAGCAGTTGTAGTTGGCTTTGCGGGATGCCAACCCCGTTGTCACTTATCGTGATGCGAACAAATTTTCCCTCGGGAGATGCTTCAATCCGGACCTCGCCACCGCTTTCCGTATACGATACGGCGTTGTCCAAAAGATTTTCGAAAACAAGCTCTATCTTTTCCGGATCTGCCGCAATAGGCCCAAGCCCTTCGGGAACAAGACTTGCTACGCGGATTTTGCGCGATTCGGCTTTTGGTCTTAACGTTTCCATGACCTTGTCAACCAGGCTCCGAACATTAGCCTGGCTGAATTCGTATCCGAACCTTCCTTCCTCAATCCTCGAAACATTAAGAAGGGAATTAACCAGACGAACCAGCCGATCGGTGGTGTCCAGCCCCTGAGCAACCACCGGTTTTTGGTCTGCGCTAAGCTTGCCCAAGTCCTCTTCCATCAGCATAGCAAATGCCCATTTAATTGACGAGAGCGGCGTACGCAGTTGATGGGCCGCGATGGATATAAAATCCGACTTCATTTTATTGAAGAATGTATCGCGCGTCACGTCGCGCATAACGATCATGTGGCCAACCTCGCTCCCATTCGTATCGGTAAGTATCGTGCGGACGATCTTCAATAATCTCTCTTCCGGATATTCAAGCCGTGCATCGCCCTGTCCATGCTCGTCCGTATTCGCATTCACTATAACAAGGAGATTGGCAATGTTCTTAATGGGGTAGGCCGTCTGACGCCGAATCTTGAGTCCCAGAACCTCACGGCTTTTCATGTCCAAGATACGCTCGCCGGCCCTATTGATAAAAAGCACTCTTTGGTCCTGATCGAGTATAAGAATACCGTCCGAAAGATTCTCCACAACAGTTTCGGTAAGCTGACGCGACTGAGAAAGCTCCGCGGTATGCTGGGCAAGGTTCCGCCGCAAGACCCAAGCAAATCCCAAAGACAGCATCAGTAAGAATCCCTGCGGTATAAGCTTGGAAAGCCTCTCGATTAAAACTTCTCCGGGGACATTGCGTCCAGCGTCGTACCCATAGAAGGCAAGCGAGAGAAAAAACACGAAAAACATCATGCCCTCGGAAAAAAACACCGCTGCTTCGATGATGGTAAGAAAGTAGAGCGCAAAGGACAGCGGCCGGAACGCATCGGTAGCGAAATACGAAAAGAGCGACAAAAAAACGATATCGCCGAAAAGGCTTAAGGTCGCAATTCCGAAAACTGTTCCGGCGGAAAGCCGCTCAATGCGCGAACCGATGAGTATTCTTAAAAAGATATTGAGAAATCCATATCCCAATATAATATAAAGCGCAGGATGCCACTCCGTACCCCCCAGTCTGAAGGACTGTGTGAGAAAGGCGTGCAAAAAGAACAACACCAAGACCGCCGCCCAGCGGATCTGAATGAGGCGTTGTGCTGCCCTTCCCCGTCGCATCGATTCTTCGCTCATCTCGTTAAAAGCAGGTCGCGGTCAATGCGAGTCTGCAAAGTTATTTTATGGCAACGATTTTATTTTTGATAAAAGTATATTAATTCAACAAAGCGATTGCATTTTCCGGCGGGATGCATGGCGTAGTAGGCGGATATGTTCTATGAGTTTATGCCACTGATTTTGTTTCACCCCAGCTCTTCCCCGCCCTACATTCCGCAATCAAGGGAACGTTCAATGTTGCGACTCGCTCCATTTCTTCTCTCACGATCTTTGAGGCTACGTCCAGTATACCATCGCGCACCTCAAAAACCAACTCATCGTGTACCTGCAGGAGCAGGTGTGCGCCGTCATCCAGCATTTCTTTCTTGAGGCGCTTCTCGATATGTATCATCGCCATTTTTACGATATCCGCCGCCGTTCCCTGAACCGGCATATTGATCGCCATGCGTTCTCCCGCGCGCCTTACTGCAAAATTTGTCGAGCGAATTTCTGGAATATAGCGACGACGGCCAAAAAGCGTTTCCACATATCCGCGCGCTTGGGCCTCGGCTTTCATGGCATCAAGATATCCCTTCAGGCCGGCAAATTCCCTGAAATATCCGGCTATGAACTCTTTGGCCTTTTCAAAATCAACCCCGGCCGTTTCGGAGAATGCCTGCGGTCCCATGCCGTAAAGCACTCCGAAGTTGAGCGTCTTTGCATGCATGCGCATGTCTTTGGTAACCTTGTCTGGCTTTGTGCCGAAAATAAGTGAGGCGGTTCGTGTATGAATATCTTCTCCGCGCAAGAACGCATCGCGCATTACCGGGTCTCCTGAAAGATGCGAGACAATACGCAATTCAAGCTGGGAATAGTCGGCGACAAAGAGCGAGCGCCCCTTCCCCGCCGTGAACATACTGCGTATCTCGTTCCCGAAAGCGCCTCGAATGGGGATATTCTGCATATTCGGGTCCTGCGAAGAGAGGCGTCCGGTGGAAGCCCCAAGCTGCATATAGGTGGTATGAACCCTATCCTTCTTGTCGACAAGGCCGGGCAACGTATCCAAATACGTTGTCTTTATTTTGAAAAACTCACGGTAGGAAAGTATCTTGGGCACAATAGGGTGAGCGCTTTTCAATTTTTCAAGCTCCGAAGCTTGGGTGGAGATGGCGCCCCCCGCAGTCTTGCGGATGCCTTTTATGCCGATCTGCATTTTTTCAAAAAGCACTTCGCGCAGTTCTTTTGTAGAATTGACGTTGAAGTCCGCGCCGGCAAGTTTATGGATATCCTTTTCAAGTCCGGCAAGCTCGCCCGCAAATCGTCCGGCAAGCTTTTGCGCTCTTTCTATATCAACAC includes:
- a CDS encoding HAMP domain-containing sensor histidine kinase, which gives rise to MSEESMRRGRAAQRLIQIRWAAVLVLFFLHAFLTQSFRLGGTEWHPALYIILGYGFLNIFLRILIGSRIERLSAGTVFGIATLSLFGDIVFLSLFSYFATDAFRPLSFALYFLTIIEAAVFFSEGMMFFVFFLSLAFYGYDAGRNVPGEVLIERLSKLIPQGFLLMLSLGFAWVLRRNLAQHTAELSQSRQLTETVVENLSDGILILDQDQRVLFINRAGERILDMKSREVLGLKIRRQTAYPIKNIANLLVIVNANTDEHGQGDARLEYPEERLLKIVRTILTDTNGSEVGHMIVMRDVTRDTFFNKMKSDFISIAAHQLRTPLSSIKWAFAMLMEEDLGKLSADQKPVVAQGLDTTDRLVRLVNSLLNVSRIEEGRFGYEFSQANVRSLVDKVMETLRPKAESRKIRVASLVPEGLGPIAADPEKIELVFENLLDNAVSYTESGGEVRIEASPEGKFVRITISDNGVGIPQSQLQLLYSKFFRGDNVIRMQTDGSGLGLYIAKNIVERHGGTIALTSQEGAGTTVSFTVPFAQ
- a CDS encoding response regulator — its product is MPEETQKTDPQKSILLVEDDKFLRELLSKRLRDEKFTVFDVIDGEEAFKVLDKEKVDLVLLDIILPGVNGFEILKRLKEDPTIAHIPVMMLTNLGQKSDMERGQELGADDYMVKAQYTPREIVERIKKLFAFSGRRRR
- the holA gene encoding DNA polymerase III subunit delta; this encodes MIFFYYGTDAFRIKEALGEGLRVDKEALGVPPDTLVFRILPDDEEPGRIFEYLETQSLFDPGRIASVERIGSFPKAFAQDFLEHIEQHRIAGAHNVRVHITHVIPENTKERRKDIFIDRFCKKPAHAKEYNTITGQELFGWVREKALSRGIILGQNAAHTLTLAHGNDLAVVSQEIEKLALYLNANSRAPKEAGPEELAKVGWERITQDGFRLIDAMGRKDHPEMLCILLKVFAIGEDPIKILGLLSYALRAMLAVKEAESRPISPADLPAVIGLQSWQIRQYRNTSAHFSIDDLKKIYERLLTADYKIKTGEGNPRLILEQFLLRT
- a CDS encoding DUF3048 domain-containing protein codes for the protein MIVLDQKKTIFVVTAIAAIAVLFFVFMRRQERTILGGVSMTPSPSFAAFPSEAPELSASSSTAGAEMQNPLTGERCANALRRPIAVMLSGDAQARPLSSLEEADMVFEMPVITGSITRFMAVYVCRDPIEIGSVRSARHDFIFLARGLDALYAHWGGSHFAMDLLKQHAIDNIDALTNPTGAFWRKENLPAPHNGFTSMTRLFKAARFLQYRLEGRAPIYTHLETSTSTPIQKGSLEIAYAGPFRVRYEYDPNERLYARIRGGITERDRNSGDGIRVRNVVVMRAASRQIEGQYNDVAVTGSGNAAVYRGGEEILGTWKKDEKDPSSKLMFLDEAGNEIPFLPGNIWVEIVEPYTNVSWTTE